In Actinomadura luteofluorescens, the sequence CGCTCCGGCCCCACCTGCAGACCTTCGGCGAGCAGCTTCCCCAGCCCCAGGAGTGATCCCCATGCCCGCACAGATCCGCACCGACGACCTCACCGCCCTCGACGTCCACGTCCACATCGAGGTGGACGACGACGGCCACACCTCGATGGGCGGCGAACTGCTCGAGGCCTCGGCCGCGTACTTCAAGTCGCACCACCGCACCCCGACCGCGGACGAGATCGCCAGAACCTACCGGGACCGCGGGATGGCGGCGGTCGTCTTCACCGTGGACCACCAGGCGGCGACCGGCCACCCGCCGATCGCGAACGAGTTCGTCGCCGAGGCCGCCGCGCGGCATCCCGACGTCCTGATCCCCTTCGCCAGCCTCGACCCCGCGCGGGGCCGCGCCGCCGTCGCCGAGGTGTCCCGGCTCGTCGGCGAGTACGGTGTCCGCGGTTTCAAGTTCCACCCCAGCCTGCAGCACTTCGACCCGACCGACCGGGCCGTCTTCCCCCTCTACGAGGCCATCGCCGCGCAGGGCGTCCCGGCCGTCTTCCACACCGGCCAGACCGGGATCGGCGCGGGGCTGCGCGGCGGCGGGGGGATACGGCTCGGCCTGTCGAACCCGATGCTCCTCGACGAGGTCGCGGCGACCTTCCCCGATCTCACGATCGTCATGGCCCACCCCTCCTTCCCCTGGCAGGACGAGGCGCTGGCGGTCGCCACCCACAAGGAGAACGTCTGGATCGACCTTTCCGGCTGGTCGCCGAAGTACTTCCCTCCCAACCTGGTGCGCTACGCCAACTCGCTTCTGCAGGACAAGGTCCTGTTCGGATCGGACTTCCCGGTCATCACACCCGACCGCTGGCTCGCCGACTTCGAGCGCCTCGACATCAAGCCGGAGGTCCAGCCCAAGATCCTCAAGCGGAACGCGTGCCGGCTGCTCGGCCTGGCCGGATGAGCGGGGAGACCACCATGCCCAGGACCGTCACCATCGCCGGGCTCGCCGAACTGGTCGGCGAGGACCTCGGCCACAGCCGGTGGCTCACCGTTGACCAGCCGCGGATCGACACGTTCGCCGACGCGACGGACGACCACCAGTGGATCCACATCGACACCGCCGCCGCGGAGAACGGCCCGTTCGGGGGCACCATCGCGCATGGCTACCTCACGCTCTCGCTGCTCATCCCGCTCTGGAGCGAGCTGCTGGAGATCGAGGACGCCACCAC encodes:
- a CDS encoding amidohydrolase family protein, which codes for MPAQIRTDDLTALDVHVHIEVDDDGHTSMGGELLEASAAYFKSHHRTPTADEIARTYRDRGMAAVVFTVDHQAATGHPPIANEFVAEAAARHPDVLIPFASLDPARGRAAVAEVSRLVGEYGVRGFKFHPSLQHFDPTDRAVFPLYEAIAAQGVPAVFHTGQTGIGAGLRGGGGIRLGLSNPMLLDEVAATFPDLTIVMAHPSFPWQDEALAVATHKENVWIDLSGWSPKYFPPNLVRYANSLLQDKVLFGSDFPVITPDRWLADFERLDIKPEVQPKILKRNACRLLGLAG
- a CDS encoding MaoC family dehydratase, with the translated sequence MPRTVTIAGLAELVGEDLGHSRWLTVDQPRIDTFADATDDHQWIHIDTAAAENGPFGGTIAHGYLTLSLLIPLWSELLEIEDATTKINYGLDRVRFPAPVPSGTRIRLQAAVAEVTGVTGGVQVIVDATVHAEGGSRPVCVARPVLRYLA